The following coding sequences are from one Capsicum annuum cultivar UCD-10X-F1 chromosome 3, UCD10Xv1.1, whole genome shotgun sequence window:
- the LOC107849919 gene encoding uncharacterized protein LOC107849919: MQRMKKSKIIKDYSDGLLEIAYKFDRVIECSASTKTMKDDKAREIHRGSSQAKLQIGPASIEGNKGKENKEIMKNTKLHQREIMLLPSVTKKKINILVVNIVVAEIIDTSSAGEILI; the protein is encoded by the exons ATGCAGCGAATGAAGAAATCTAAAATCATTAAGGATTATTCTGACGGGTTACTTGAGATTGCATATAAG TTTGACAGAGTTATTGAGTGCTCTGCAAGTACAAAAACAATGAAGGATGATAAGGCAAGAGAAATCCATCGAGGAAGCTCTCAAGCTAAGTTGCAAATTGGTCCAGCTTCTATTGAaggaaataaaggaaaagaaaataaagaaattatgaaaaatacgAAGCTACATCAGCGAGAAATAATGCTACTGCCATCGGTaacaaaaaagaagataaatatcCTCGTTGTCAATATTGTGGTAGCAGAAATCATTGATACTTCAAGTGCTGGAGAAATTCTGATATAA